In the Hordeum vulgare subsp. vulgare chromosome 7H, MorexV3_pseudomolecules_assembly, whole genome shotgun sequence genome, one interval contains:
- the LOC123410808 gene encoding peroxidase 1-like, producing MAIRSLLLPLALLVLAASSAAVANLEIGFYRTTCPDAEKIVRQEMAKIIATAPSLAGPLLRLHFHDCFVRGCDASVLLESTEGNVAEKDAKPNKSLRGFGSVERVKAKLEAACPGIVSCADMLTLMSRDAVVLAKGPFWPVALGRRDGRVSSATEASNELPPASGDVPLLAKIFASKGLDLKDLVVLSGAHTLGTAHCPSFADRLYNTTSENGTSGLVDPSLDSEYADKLMLKCKSVDDRTMLSEMDPGSFKTFDTSYYRHVAKRRGLFRSDAALLFDTTTKDYVQRIATGKFDGEFFKDFSESMIKMGDVGVLTGAEGEIRKKCHVLN from the exons ATGGCGATCAGGTCTTTGCTGCTCCCTCTGGCCCTGTTGGTTCTCGCAGCTAGCTCGGCAGCGGTGGCTAATCTAGAGATCGGTTTCTACCGCACGACATGCCCCGATGCCGAGAAGATCGTCCGCCAGGAGATGGCCAAGATCATCGCCACCGCGCCCAGCCTCGCCGGCCCGCTTCTCCGTCTCCATTTCCACGACTGCTTCGTCAGG GGTTGTGATGCCTCTGTCCTGCTCGAATCCACAGAAGGTAACGTGGCGGAGAAGGACGCCAAACCAAACAAGAGCCTGCGAGGGTTCGGCTCCGTGGAGCGGGTGAAGGCCAAGCTCGAGGCCGCGTGCCCGGGCATCGTCTCCTGCGCCGACATGCTCACCCTCATGTCGCGCGACGCTGTCGTGTTGGCTAAGGGGCCCTTCTGGCCAGTGGCGCTGGGCAGGCGAGACGGCAGGGTGTCAAGCGCCACGGAGGCCAGCAACGAGCTGCCGCCGGCCTCCGGCGACGTCCCTCTACTCGCCAAGATCTTTGCCTCCAAGGGCCTCGATCTCAAGGACCTCGTCGTCCTCTCCGGCGCACACACGCTCGGCACGGCGCACTGCCCGTCTTTCGCCGACCGGCTCTACAACACAACCAGCGAGAACGGTACCTCTGGCCTCGTCGACCCGTCTCTGGACAGCGAGTACGCTGACAAGCTGATGCTCAAGTGCAAGAGCGTTGATGACCGCACTATGCTCTCTGAGATGGACCCCGGTAGCTTCAAGACTTTTGATACCAGCTACTACCGCCACGTCGCCAAGCGGAGGGGTCTCTTCCGCTCCGACGCGGCGCTCCTCTTCGACACCACCACCAAGGACTACGTCCAGCGTATCGCCACAGGCAAATTCGACGGCGAGTTCTTCAAGGACTTCAGTGAGTCGATGATCAAGATGGGCGACGTTGGTGTGCTCACTGGGGCCGAGGGAGAGATCAGGAAGAAGTGCCACGTCCTCAATTAG